A DNA window from Shewanella baltica contains the following coding sequences:
- a CDS encoding DUF3450 domain-containing protein, which yields MSKVSNRTKIATALVGVLALASSNFVVADPLTDVQKADSMIHADAAASQKNVDKYFDQAQDMLFEYGSVADERESLKSYNDYVASLVADQQKTMDSVQGDINGVDKLRQGVVPLMFKMVESLEQFVQLDLPFNSEVRTNRVNELKNLLNTAEVTLAEKYRLILDAYSIEREYGSAVAVNQGKLNLDGKEVLVDFFNLGRVALYAQSLDQKTGWMYNPESKGWDKLDDSYLRELTKGIRIARKQGALDLFALPIPAAETAQ from the coding sequence ATGTCCAAGGTAAGCAATAGAACAAAAATCGCTACTGCACTTGTTGGCGTGCTGGCATTAGCGAGCAGCAACTTCGTTGTTGCAGATCCTCTTACCGACGTGCAGAAAGCGGATAGTATGATCCATGCTGATGCTGCTGCGTCGCAAAAGAACGTTGATAAGTATTTCGATCAAGCACAAGACATGCTCTTTGAGTATGGTTCTGTCGCTGATGAGCGCGAATCACTGAAATCATATAACGATTACGTTGCCAGCTTAGTCGCTGATCAACAAAAGACAATGGACTCAGTGCAAGGTGACATCAATGGTGTTGATAAACTTCGCCAAGGCGTAGTGCCATTAATGTTTAAAATGGTTGAGTCGTTAGAACAGTTTGTTCAATTAGATTTACCTTTCAACTCTGAAGTACGTACTAATCGTGTTAATGAGCTGAAAAACCTTCTTAACACTGCTGAAGTGACCTTAGCCGAAAAATACCGTTTAATTCTTGATGCTTATAGCATCGAGCGTGAATATGGTAGTGCGGTTGCTGTTAACCAAGGTAAGTTAAACCTAGATGGCAAAGAAGTGTTAGTTGACTTTTTTAACTTAGGTCGTGTTGCTCTTTATGCACAGAGTTTAGATCAAAAGACTGGCTGGATGTACAACCCAGAATCTAAGGGTTGGGACAAGTTAGATGACAGCTATTTGCGTGAACTGACTAAAGGTATCCGCATTGCCCGTAAACAAGGTGCTCTAGATCTATTTGCGTTACCAATTCCTGCTGCGGAGACTGCACAATAA
- a CDS encoding ribonuclease E inhibitor RraB — MQFPDDDNGKMLAAMAEAGIDLTKELDVDFFLVFDDQRDAETALEELTNSDLQGELELNLNDELGKWEIIVCLNMVPDYDTLVEQEVMLNDFAAEFGGMTDGWGVMQHQDGDDEFMEDDDHEHVHGAHCNH, encoded by the coding sequence ATGCAATTTCCAGATGATGACAATGGTAAAATGCTGGCCGCAATGGCTGAAGCAGGAATCGATTTAACTAAAGAGTTAGATGTTGATTTCTTTTTGGTTTTTGATGACCAACGTGATGCTGAAACGGCGTTAGAAGAACTCACAAATTCTGACTTGCAAGGCGAGCTTGAGCTGAATCTTAATGATGAGCTAGGCAAGTGGGAAATCATTGTTTGCCTCAATATGGTACCTGATTACGATACTTTGGTTGAGCAAGAAGTCATGTTGAATGATTTTGCCGCCGAATTCGGTGGTATGACCGACGGTTGGGGCGTAATGCAACACCAAGACGGTGATGACGAGTTTATGGAAGATGATGACCATGAGCATGTTCACGGTGCTCATTGCAATCACTGA
- a CDS encoding GNAT family N-acetyltransferase encodes MLELYTDRLKLRSLQDSDWEHFYALHSDPEINRYVRVPESQEVIRSKFQQRSDTWFYGSGDWLTLVIETVDTGQFVGLTGLYCQSLDEQRAEVGYLLAAEGHGKGYATESLTAVIDWACLSFNVHKFVGHCAKDNHASARVLEKCGFRLEGLLRQQFKMGENWLDESVFGLLADERRL; translated from the coding sequence ATGCTGGAACTCTATACCGATAGATTGAAACTCAGGAGCTTACAAGACAGCGATTGGGAACATTTTTATGCGTTGCACAGCGATCCTGAGATTAATCGCTATGTGCGAGTTCCTGAGTCGCAAGAGGTGATCCGCAGTAAGTTTCAGCAGCGCTCCGATACTTGGTTTTACGGTTCTGGCGATTGGCTCACCTTAGTGATTGAGACCGTCGATACAGGGCAATTTGTCGGGTTAACAGGTCTTTATTGCCAAAGCCTTGATGAGCAGCGTGCCGAAGTGGGTTACTTGCTGGCCGCAGAGGGCCACGGCAAAGGTTATGCGACTGAGAGCTTAACGGCGGTTATTGATTGGGCCTGCTTAAGTTTTAATGTGCATAAATTTGTTGGTCATTGCGCCAAAGATAATCATGCATCGGCGCGGGTTCTTGAAAAGTGTGGCTTCAGGCTTGAAGGTTTACTCAGGCAGCAATTCAAAATGGGTGAAAACTGGCTCGATGAATCGGTCTTCGGTTTACTCGCCGATGAAAGACGTCTCTAG
- a CDS encoding diguanylate cyclase domain-containing protein — protein sequence MIYSFRNSGFRDPETGVYNQTYFMEVFNREWHRHMREHQSLALLYLCPHIHETVKQPHLLEFFTKQVQEALLRATDMIARLDHNHFALGLFNIDEVGTEVVLKRIEHQISDFNQDFGKNHKLTIDYKLAACICLPTQENKIESLFSNVSQLSQDLEKSHDQSQALIRLQ from the coding sequence ATGATCTACTCGTTCCGCAACTCAGGTTTCAGGGATCCAGAAACTGGAGTCTATAACCAAACCTATTTCATGGAAGTATTCAACCGAGAATGGCATCGTCACATGAGAGAACACCAAAGCTTGGCACTATTGTATCTGTGCCCTCACATTCATGAAACCGTCAAACAACCCCATTTACTCGAATTCTTTACCAAACAAGTGCAGGAAGCACTATTAAGAGCAACAGATATGATTGCGAGGCTTGATCATAATCACTTTGCGCTGGGTTTATTCAACATAGATGAGGTGGGAACTGAGGTAGTCTTAAAGCGAATAGAGCACCAAATATCTGACTTTAACCAAGATTTTGGTAAAAATCATAAGCTGACAATCGATTATAAACTTGCTGCCTGCATTTGCTTACCGACGCAAGAAAACAAAATCGAGTCACTCTTCAGTAATGTCAGCCAACTTTCACAAGATCTTGAAAAAAGCCATGATCAATCGCAAGCCTTAATCCGCTTACAGTAA
- a CDS encoding MotA/TolQ/ExbB proton channel family protein, whose translation MKKLITTAVLAASFSLTAGMASAADAPKSIDQLLQQVKVERAAEGKINSKREQEFQAERGDKAALLKREKDALAAEKQRGKDLNQAFLDNERKIAQLEEDLKTAQGDLGEMFGVVKGEAGDFAGKLASSNISAQYPNRDKFIADLGARKQLPKIEELEQFWQEQLFEMAESGKVVKFEGSVTGIDGSVKTTTIHRVGAYNLTADGKYVVYNPELGLIQQLSQQPEGYQVSAVADWEKITSGTAPFYVDPARGVLLNIFTNKASFEDRLEAGGTIGYIIIALLALGLLISIERLVTMTIIGARVNSQRKNVDKPGNNALGRILKVYQENKDVDVETLELKLDEAILKETPALEARISIIKVLAAIAPMMGLLGTVTGMIATFQSIQLFGTGDPKLMAGGISMALITTVQGLVAALPLMLMHAVVVARSKSIVQILEEQSAGIIAAHAEKRAD comes from the coding sequence ATGAAGAAGTTAATTACTACAGCTGTGTTGGCTGCAAGTTTCTCTTTAACTGCTGGTATGGCTAGCGCTGCAGATGCGCCTAAGTCGATTGACCAATTATTGCAACAAGTTAAAGTTGAACGCGCTGCAGAAGGCAAAATCAACAGCAAACGCGAGCAAGAATTCCAAGCAGAACGTGGTGATAAAGCTGCACTGTTAAAGCGTGAAAAAGATGCTTTAGCTGCTGAAAAACAACGTGGCAAAGATTTAAACCAAGCGTTCTTGGATAACGAGCGTAAAATTGCTCAGTTAGAAGAAGATCTGAAAACTGCTCAAGGTGACTTGGGTGAAATGTTTGGTGTGGTTAAAGGTGAAGCCGGTGATTTCGCGGGTAAACTGGCAAGCTCAAACATCAGTGCTCAATACCCAAATCGTGATAAATTCATCGCTGATTTAGGTGCGCGTAAACAATTACCTAAAATTGAAGAACTAGAGCAATTCTGGCAAGAACAGCTGTTTGAAATGGCTGAGTCTGGCAAGGTTGTTAAGTTTGAAGGTTCTGTTACTGGTATCGACGGAAGCGTTAAAACAACGACTATCCATCGTGTTGGTGCTTACAACTTAACAGCCGATGGCAAATACGTTGTTTATAACCCTGAGTTAGGTTTAATTCAGCAGTTATCTCAACAACCAGAAGGTTACCAAGTTAGCGCGGTTGCTGACTGGGAAAAAATCACTTCAGGTACTGCACCATTTTATGTTGACCCTGCACGCGGTGTACTGCTAAACATCTTCACTAACAAAGCTAGCTTTGAAGACCGTTTAGAAGCCGGTGGTACTATCGGTTACATCATTATTGCTCTGTTAGCACTGGGTTTATTAATCTCTATCGAACGTCTTGTCACTATGACTATCATTGGCGCTCGCGTTAATAGCCAACGTAAGAACGTCGATAAGCCTGGTAACAACGCTTTAGGTCGTATCTTAAAAGTTTACCAAGAAAACAAAGACGTTGATGTTGAAACGTTAGAGTTGAAACTTGATGAAGCGATTCTGAAAGAAACTCCAGCATTAGAAGCGCGTATTTCAATCATTAAAGTACTGGCCGCTATCGCACCTATGATGGGTCTATTAGGTACAGTAACGGGTATGATTGCAACCTTCCAAAGTATCCAATTATTTGGTACTGGCGATCCAAAACTGATGGCGGGCGGTATTTCTATGGCGCTTATCACTACAGTTCAAGGTCTGGTTGCTGCACTACCGTTAATGTTAATGCATGCAGTTGTTGTTGCGCGTAGCAAGTCAATCGTTCAGATCCTTGAAGAGCAAAGTGCTGGTATCATCGCAGCACATGCTGAGAAGAGGGCTGACTAA
- a CDS encoding tetratricopeptide repeat protein, which produces MRNVNKIAALLLLSVCGGTLTLSSAVAEEKCPIDKRQSKAVGEGAAKKVQKSFEAYTNGQLDEAIAILLEANAKNDFDKAYVARMLGNFYAEKGKMDTAIKYLKQAVEADILGGTDHAATMRLYADLLLQEKKFKEAIPYYYKWMEFTCKSDSQIYRRIGIAYSELKQWDKVIEVADKGLSLAEAPDKGLYQMKLTAYFNQKKYKKAVGVLEVMVPLFPEDGRLWVQLAQFYLMVEDYDKSLATYDLAYRNGFLDSAGNITRLAQLMAQKGAPYQAAKVYQKHMKSGLIAEDAKSLEILAGFYQNAKEFKQAADYYGKAAAISKDGKTYLKQGRLLNLDEQYTAAIPVLEKAISMGIDHPGEANFELALAHLSLKQYKSAYNRAVLAANDKKTEKSANSYISYIKEKARMHNITL; this is translated from the coding sequence ATGCGTAATGTTAATAAAATCGCAGCTCTATTATTGCTTTCTGTTTGTGGCGGGACATTAACACTTTCTTCTGCGGTAGCGGAAGAAAAGTGTCCTATAGACAAACGTCAATCTAAAGCGGTAGGCGAAGGCGCAGCGAAGAAAGTTCAAAAGTCGTTCGAAGCTTATACTAATGGCCAGTTAGATGAAGCCATTGCTATTTTGCTCGAAGCTAATGCTAAGAACGACTTCGATAAGGCTTATGTTGCACGCATGTTAGGTAACTTTTATGCCGAAAAAGGCAAAATGGATACTGCGATCAAGTACCTAAAACAAGCTGTTGAAGCTGATATTTTAGGTGGCACAGATCATGCTGCAACTATGCGTCTTTATGCGGATTTGCTGTTACAAGAGAAGAAGTTTAAGGAAGCGATTCCTTACTACTACAAGTGGATGGAATTCACTTGTAAATCTGACTCTCAAATATACCGTCGTATTGGTATTGCATATTCAGAGCTAAAACAGTGGGATAAAGTGATTGAAGTGGCCGATAAAGGTCTTTCATTAGCTGAAGCTCCTGATAAAGGTCTGTATCAGATGAAACTGACAGCTTACTTCAACCAGAAGAAGTATAAGAAAGCTGTTGGTGTGTTAGAAGTCATGGTGCCATTATTCCCTGAAGACGGCAGACTGTGGGTTCAATTAGCACAGTTTTATTTGATGGTTGAAGACTATGACAAGTCTCTTGCTACTTACGATTTAGCCTATAGAAATGGTTTCTTGGATAGCGCGGGTAACATTACCCGTTTAGCACAGTTGATGGCACAGAAAGGTGCTCCATATCAAGCTGCTAAAGTGTATCAGAAACATATGAAATCAGGCTTGATTGCTGAGGATGCTAAGTCCTTAGAGATTTTGGCTGGTTTCTATCAAAATGCTAAAGAGTTTAAGCAAGCAGCTGATTATTATGGTAAAGCTGCCGCTATAAGCAAGGATGGTAAGACTTACCTGAAACAAGGTCGCTTACTCAACTTGGATGAACAATACACTGCTGCGATCCCTGTGCTTGAAAAAGCCATATCCATGGGCATTGATCATCCTGGCGAAGCAAACTTCGAATTAGCTTTAGCTCATTTAAGTTTGAAACAGTACAAGTCAGCTTATAACCGTGCAGTATTAGCTGCTAATGATAAGAAGACTGAGAAGAGTGCAAATAGCTATATCTCTTATATCAAAGAGAAAGCACGTATGCATAACATCACACTGTAA
- a CDS encoding peptidylprolyl isomerase gives MVQATARHLLVSSEEQCQALKQQILEGADFAQIARAHSSCPSGAQGGELGSFGPGMMVREFDEVVFSAPLNEVQGPVKTQFGFHLLEVTSRA, from the coding sequence ATGGTCCAGGCAACAGCAAGACATTTGTTAGTCAGCAGCGAAGAACAATGCCAAGCGCTGAAACAGCAAATATTGGAAGGCGCTGATTTCGCTCAAATTGCTCGCGCGCACTCTTCTTGCCCATCAGGTGCCCAAGGCGGCGAATTGGGTTCATTCGGTCCTGGTATGATGGTGAGAGAGTTTGATGAAGTCGTCTTCAGCGCGCCATTAAACGAAGTTCAAGGTCCTGTCAAAACGCAGTTTGGTTTTCATTTGCTTGAAGTGACCAGCCGCGCATAA
- a CDS encoding RNA-binding S4 domain-containing protein, which produces MAQINQLALHSGEDFIELYKVLKVQGMSNAGGEAKHFIEEGQVTVNGEVETRKRKKIIAGDIVSFNGESVQIIAAE; this is translated from the coding sequence GTGGCGCAAATTAATCAATTGGCTTTGCATTCTGGCGAAGATTTCATTGAATTGTACAAAGTATTAAAAGTGCAGGGCATGAGCAATGCCGGCGGCGAAGCCAAGCATTTTATCGAGGAAGGTCAAGTCACAGTGAATGGTGAAGTTGAAACTCGTAAGCGTAAAAAAATTATTGCGGGCGATATCGTCAGCTTTAATGGTGAATCAGTTCAAATCATTGCGGCAGAATAA
- a CDS encoding DUF885 domain-containing protein produces MKLGLLAGSIALIFTLQGCSKPEATAVQENSQANAVADQGETQTAEQRYLALVDAYFKDYLKLEPIYATFVGVNDYNADFGGDLTEDYLKARHDLNTHYLAQVRAIDPKQLPADLQLSYDLFVYDRDMALVDETFPSRFMPISQFYSTVITMVQLGSGESAQPFNTVQDYRNWEQRVDGFIKWVALAENRMNQGIESKVVLPRVLVERIIPQLDAMLTTDATQSIFYSPIQHFPESFSEQDKAELTARYQAMIAERIVPALTDLRDYFKQTYLPKSRATDGWSGLPNGKAWYQHLANSHTTTTMSVDEIHQIGLSEVARILSEMDKVREQVGFKGDLKAFFASLSSEPQYFYNDRQGLIDGYMVLKDKINQVLPNYFNVMPKADYVVKPVESFREQSAAGASYESPAVDGSRPGVFYINTYNLKAQPKWGMTTLSLHEAAPGHHFQIAIKQELTGVPEFQRFSGYTAFEEGWALYAEYLGIEMGLFTDPYQYFGKLSDEMLRAMRLVVDTGLHSKGWSREQAIQYMKDNSPMAESDIVAEVERYMAIPGQALSYKVGQLKILALRARAEKALGDKFDLKAFHDQILTSGSLPMAVMENKIDRWIASKQA; encoded by the coding sequence ATGAAATTGGGTTTATTGGCAGGATCGATAGCGTTAATCTTCACCCTTCAAGGTTGTTCTAAGCCTGAAGCCACTGCAGTTCAAGAAAACAGCCAAGCTAATGCAGTTGCAGATCAGGGCGAAACACAAACGGCCGAGCAGCGTTATTTAGCGCTTGTGGATGCTTATTTTAAAGATTACCTAAAGCTTGAGCCCATCTACGCCACCTTTGTCGGCGTTAATGACTATAACGCCGATTTTGGCGGGGATCTAACCGAAGATTACCTCAAGGCTCGCCACGATCTTAATACTCACTATTTAGCTCAGGTGCGCGCGATAGATCCAAAGCAACTGCCCGCTGATTTACAGTTAAGTTATGACCTGTTTGTCTATGACCGTGATATGGCGTTAGTGGACGAAACTTTCCCATCTCGCTTTATGCCGATAAGCCAGTTCTATAGTACTGTTATTACCATGGTGCAGTTGGGAAGTGGCGAGAGTGCACAACCTTTTAATACTGTTCAAGATTATCGTAATTGGGAACAGAGAGTCGATGGTTTCATCAAGTGGGTAGCACTTGCTGAAAATCGGATGAATCAAGGCATTGAAAGTAAAGTGGTGTTACCTCGGGTGTTGGTAGAGCGCATTATTCCCCAGTTAGACGCTATGCTAACGACTGATGCGACTCAGAGCATTTTCTACTCGCCCATTCAGCATTTCCCTGAGAGTTTTTCTGAGCAAGATAAAGCGGAATTGACAGCTCGTTATCAAGCCATGATAGCCGAACGTATCGTGCCAGCGTTGACGGACTTGCGTGATTACTTTAAGCAAACCTATTTACCTAAATCGCGGGCGACTGATGGTTGGTCTGGTTTACCTAACGGCAAAGCTTGGTATCAGCATCTGGCTAACTCACATACGACCACCACTATGTCTGTGGATGAAATTCATCAAATTGGCTTAAGTGAAGTGGCGCGAATTTTATCTGAGATGGATAAGGTACGTGAGCAAGTCGGTTTTAAGGGCGATTTGAAAGCATTTTTCGCTTCTTTATCTTCCGAACCTCAGTATTTCTACAATGATCGTCAAGGTTTGATTGATGGTTATATGGTGTTGAAAGATAAAATCAATCAAGTGCTGCCTAACTACTTTAATGTGATGCCAAAAGCTGATTACGTGGTTAAGCCGGTTGAAAGTTTCAGAGAACAATCTGCGGCGGGTGCTTCTTACGAATCGCCAGCTGTGGATGGTAGTCGTCCAGGCGTGTTCTATATCAACACTTATAACCTCAAGGCGCAACCAAAGTGGGGAATGACGACCTTATCTTTACACGAGGCTGCTCCTGGGCATCATTTTCAAATTGCGATCAAGCAAGAGCTAACCGGTGTGCCTGAGTTCCAGCGTTTCAGTGGTTATACGGCTTTCGAGGAAGGTTGGGCACTTTATGCTGAGTACTTAGGTATTGAGATGGGCTTGTTTACGGATCCTTATCAGTATTTTGGCAAGCTTTCCGATGAAATGCTGCGTGCGATGCGCTTAGTGGTGGATACTGGTCTTCATTCAAAAGGCTGGAGTCGTGAACAAGCGATTCAGTACATGAAAGACAACTCGCCGATGGCTGAAAGTGACATAGTTGCTGAAGTGGAGCGCTATATGGCGATCCCTGGTCAAGCTTTGTCTTACAAAGTCGGTCAGCTGAAGATCCTGGCACTGCGCGCCCGCGCTGAAAAAGCCTTGGGTGATAAATTTGATTTAAAAGCGTTCCACGATCAAATCCTCACATCAGGTTCATTACCTATGGCGGTCATGGAGAACAAAATCGATCGTTGGATAGCGTCTAAACAGGCTTAG
- a CDS encoding MotA/TolQ/ExbB proton channel family protein translates to MMLYLMDIWDSVRGFMASGGDVLWLVAAVLFLMWVLMLERYWYLNWISPKQHKAIIAAWDAREETTSWYAHRIREAWMSQAKQDLNARMLIIKTLVAICPMIGLLGTVTGMISVFDVMAVQGTSNARLMAAGISMATMPTMAGMVAALSGVFFSTRLDAKMKISLEKLKDSMPHH, encoded by the coding sequence ATGATGCTATACCTGATGGACATTTGGGATTCCGTCAGGGGCTTCATGGCCTCCGGAGGCGACGTACTCTGGCTTGTAGCGGCTGTTCTGTTCTTAATGTGGGTATTGATGCTTGAGCGTTATTGGTATCTTAATTGGATATCACCAAAGCAACATAAAGCAATCATAGCTGCATGGGACGCCAGAGAGGAAACGACCTCTTGGTATGCACACCGTATCCGTGAAGCTTGGATGTCCCAAGCGAAGCAAGATTTGAATGCACGTATGCTGATTATTAAAACCTTAGTGGCGATTTGTCCAATGATAGGTTTGTTAGGTACCGTAACCGGTATGATTTCAGTGTTCGATGTGATGGCAGTTCAGGGGACGAGTAATGCTCGTTTGATGGCGGCTGGTATTTCAATGGCGACTATGCCTACGATGGCAGGTATGGTTGCAGCATTATCGGGAGTGTTCTTCAGTACTCGCCTTGATGCAAAAATGAAGATCAGTTTAGAAAAGCTAAAAGACAGCATGCCGCACCACTAG
- a CDS encoding TSUP family transporter, protein MEFELTLQIAAILFAVAMVAGFIDAIAGGGGLLTIPALMWAGLPPAVALGTNKLQACGGSFFASLYFVRKGLVDLKSVKLALICAFIGAALGTILVQLVDTKVLELMLPFLILAIGCYFLFSKKISEDDKHQVLTPTAFAFTAALGVGLYDGFFGPGTGSFFALAFVSLAGFGLAKATAHAKLLNFSTNIASLIFFALGGKVIWLLGVVMLAGQAIGATLGSRLVVTKGTKIIKPLVVTMSLAMSFKLLATQYHLF, encoded by the coding sequence ATGGAATTTGAACTGACGCTACAAATCGCTGCGATACTTTTTGCCGTCGCTATGGTGGCAGGTTTTATCGACGCTATCGCCGGTGGCGGTGGCTTGTTGACGATTCCTGCACTCATGTGGGCAGGCTTGCCGCCTGCGGTTGCCTTGGGCACAAATAAGCTGCAGGCCTGTGGCGGCAGTTTTTTTGCGAGCTTGTACTTTGTCCGTAAAGGACTCGTGGATCTTAAATCCGTAAAGTTAGCCTTGATCTGTGCGTTCATCGGCGCTGCATTGGGCACTATTCTCGTTCAACTCGTCGATACCAAAGTGCTGGAATTGATGTTGCCATTTTTGATTTTGGCAATTGGTTGTTACTTCTTATTTTCGAAAAAGATTTCTGAAGACGATAAGCATCAAGTACTGACACCTACCGCGTTTGCGTTCACTGCCGCGTTAGGTGTGGGATTGTACGATGGTTTTTTTGGTCCTGGCACTGGCAGCTTTTTTGCGCTGGCGTTTGTATCGTTAGCAGGTTTTGGTTTGGCTAAGGCTACGGCTCACGCGAAACTACTTAATTTCTCAACCAACATAGCTTCGCTGATTTTCTTCGCCTTGGGCGGCAAAGTGATTTGGTTATTGGGGGTGGTCATGCTCGCAGGACAAGCGATTGGCGCAACTTTGGGCTCTCGTCTGGTTGTGACTAAAGGCACGAAAATTATCAAGCCACTGGTCGTGACTATGTCCCTTGCCATGAGCTTTAAACTCCTCGCAACGCAATATCACTTATTCTAA
- a CDS encoding ExbD/TolR family protein, producing MARKKHSSIDEEAQIDMTPMLDIVFIMLIFFIVTTSFVKPSGLDYNKPKASQATSKPSANIFIGVSKTGVIMMENRQVDIERVTANVERMLAEAPEAAVLIQADKDAMHGLVVKVLDQVKAAGIDKISVSAGND from the coding sequence ATGGCACGTAAAAAGCATTCCAGTATAGATGAGGAAGCGCAAATTGATATGACACCGATGCTCGACATCGTGTTCATCATGCTAATCTTCTTCATTGTAACAACGTCATTCGTGAAACCATCTGGTTTGGACTATAACAAACCAAAAGCTTCACAAGCGACTTCAAAGCCTTCGGCGAACATCTTTATCGGCGTCAGCAAAACGGGCGTGATCATGATGGAAAACCGTCAGGTTGATATCGAACGTGTAACTGCAAACGTTGAACGTATGCTGGCTGAAGCTCCTGAAGCTGCTGTATTGATTCAGGCTGATAAAGACGCAATGCACGGCTTAGTTGTTAAAGTTCTAGACCAAGTGAAAGCGGCTGGTATAGATAAAATTTCGGTATCTGCGGGGAACGATTAA
- a CDS encoding energy transducer TonB has translation MLRALVSIIIGAAVTFGLFAFMAFLVGGGAQRGETSAETPVIEITMDRQDSKAQNKPRVVPKPPPPPEQPQKPDTTPPDSSSNIDTSMSFNMGGVEAGGASTGFKLGNMMTRDGDATPIVRIEPQYPIAAARDGKEGWVQLRFTINELGGIDDVEVIQAEPKRLFDKEAIRALKKWKYKPKIVDGKPLKQPVQTVQLDFTLDKGGK, from the coding sequence ATGCTAAGAGCACTAGTATCGATCATTATTGGTGCTGCTGTGACTTTTGGTCTGTTCGCTTTTATGGCGTTCTTGGTCGGTGGCGGCGCACAGCGCGGCGAAACATCGGCTGAGACCCCTGTAATTGAAATCACTATGGATAGACAGGATTCAAAAGCACAGAATAAGCCAAGGGTAGTGCCTAAGCCACCACCACCACCAGAGCAACCACAGAAGCCTGATACAACGCCACCTGATTCATCAAGTAATATTGATACATCAATGTCGTTCAATATGGGCGGTGTAGAAGCTGGCGGTGCAAGTACTGGTTTCAAATTAGGCAATATGATGACTCGCGATGGTGATGCTACGCCTATCGTTCGTATCGAACCTCAGTATCCAATTGCTGCGGCGCGTGATGGTAAAGAAGGTTGGGTACAACTTCGTTTCACCATCAACGAACTCGGTGGTATCGATGACGTTGAAGTTATTCAAGCAGAGCCAAAGCGTTTATTTGATAAAGAAGCGATTCGCGCACTGAAGAAGTGGAAGTACAAGCCAAAGATTGTTGATGGCAAGCCACTGAAGCAACCTGTTCAGACAGTTCAGCTGGACTTTACCTTAGATAAGGGAGGCAAATAA
- a CDS encoding LysR family transcriptional regulator: MLTELPPLNSLRAFEAAARLQSMTLASKELHVTHGAVSKQIRVLEDYLGFALFVRLHKKVSLTDEAKRYLPHVQAALQTLSSATSDLRRQPSKPQTLAINVLPSLTINWLIPRMEQFKSRHPHLYVDLSIGDFAVDFSQGRYDIAIRSCTAIPKGANYIKLMDEDLCLVCAPSLAPKLQNIEDINHVTLLKHTTRPELWEYWAEKVGLTLTQAQTFGVEHFYMLSQAAASGMGAALIPRFFIEEQLANGSLVIPFDAPFISPYRYYLLTPKSPSLPLKAQAFIDWLLEVFAPYRH; encoded by the coding sequence ATGTTGACCGAACTGCCACCACTTAATTCCCTCCGTGCTTTTGAAGCGGCTGCACGCTTGCAGAGCATGACATTAGCCAGCAAGGAGTTACATGTCACCCATGGTGCAGTCAGCAAACAAATCAGAGTATTAGAGGATTATTTGGGTTTTGCGCTTTTTGTGCGCTTACATAAAAAAGTCAGTTTAACCGATGAAGCCAAGCGCTATTTGCCCCATGTCCAAGCCGCGCTGCAAACCCTGTCAAGTGCAACGAGTGACCTACGCCGCCAGCCCTCTAAGCCACAAACCTTAGCCATCAATGTGCTGCCAAGCTTAACCATTAATTGGCTCATTCCGAGAATGGAGCAGTTTAAGTCCCGCCATCCGCACCTTTATGTCGATTTGTCGATTGGTGACTTTGCCGTGGACTTTAGCCAAGGCCGTTATGATATTGCGATTCGCAGCTGCACAGCTATTCCTAAGGGCGCGAATTATATCAAACTGATGGATGAGGATTTGTGTTTGGTTTGCGCGCCTTCGTTAGCGCCAAAACTGCAAAATATCGAAGATATCAATCACGTCACCTTACTGAAACACACTACAAGACCCGAACTGTGGGAATATTGGGCAGAAAAAGTGGGCTTAACACTCACTCAAGCACAAACCTTTGGCGTTGAGCATTTCTACATGCTCAGCCAAGCCGCCGCCAGTGGCATGGGGGCAGCGCTTATTCCGCGATTTTTTATCGAAGAGCAATTGGCAAACGGCAGCTTGGTCATCCCCTTCGACGCCCCTTTCATCAGCCCCTATCGCTATTACCTGCTCACACCCAAATCCCCTAGCTTGCCGTTAAAAGCCCAAGCCTTTATCGACTGGTTATTAGAAGTGTTTGCCCCTTATCGCCACTAA